From the genome of Mustela lutreola isolate mMusLut2 chromosome 16, mMusLut2.pri, whole genome shotgun sequence, one region includes:
- the PNMA8B gene encoding paraneoplastic antigen-like protein 8B: MAVSLLRDWCRGLDVDTHRALLVTGIPEGLERAAIEAVLQPALLPLGTFRLWNTRAARDHKAKAALVEFVQDINHASVPREIPGKDGVWRIVCQDPAEDPGVLRHMRRLVLDDRPWKATGPWAPENTLPSPAKETQAQGSEPTAKRAGPPPRRGRRARRNRARGNRWALRGQSTEGRERPPTSTRRESDASSGGSLGIVLEELDQDDLSSDEAQSALSATLHQAARELSTKEWALQGRAHAREGTREFLALVTVTDEAKQEPTEKEASEPQAVSLDGSGGSGEARSLVPDLVALLAVRDAGDEEPVDGDAPEGESQPNGEPGDEELDHPEFVAIVASTDPSDPSARQELLKIASVIASLGWRPRTDPTDTLGEVLSVLCQDTGGARVQVQEAGRRVDGLVLRKATGGGSLRECVCALAAPDPQSRGRRAPRGFLAGWGDGEGGLLELVALLAARDTARVTPEAGDSGREGGRGGRAGGQLGEVLALLAAGEGAAAEAAESVESGPERRASGKARTKRARTASGTLGEKVAAPGPSRSRRRRGAGGGRGRRAVTPETRSGDQAAAQGKKKGRAGAEAQVHAGEVRAQPPPGSESARGKKARRGGRQPPKCC, encoded by the coding sequence ATGGCCGTGAGCCTTTTGCGGGACTGGTGCCGGGGACTGGATGTGGACACGCACCGCGCACTGCTGGTCACCGGCATCCCGGAGGGCCTGGAGCGAGCCGCCATCGAGGCTGTCCTGCAGCCGGCCCTCTTGCCCCTGGGCACATTCAGGCTATGGAACACCAGGGCCGCGAGGGACCACAAGGCCAAGGCCGCCCTGGTGGAGTTTGTGCAGGACATAAATCACGCGTCCGTCCCCAGGGAGATCCCCGGTAAGGACGGAGTCTGGAGGATTGTGTGTCAGGACCCCGCGGAGGACCCAGGAGTCCTGAGGCACATGAGACGCCTGGTGCTGGATGACAGGCCCTGGAAGGCCACAGGGCCCTGGGCCCCCGAGAACACGCTCCCCTCTCCAGCTAAGGAGACACAGGCCCAGGGCTCAGAGCCAACTGCCAAGAGGGCTGGCCCACCTCCTAGGAGGGGACGCAGGGCTCGCAGAAACAGAGCTAGAGGCAACAGGTGGGCCCTGAGGGGCCAGAGCACGGAGGGACGGGAGAGGCCGCCCACATCTACCAGGCGGGAGTCTGACGCCTCCTCAGGGGGCAGCCTGGGCATCGTGCTCGAGGAGCTGGACCAGGACGACCTGAGCTCGGACGAGGCTCAGAGCGCGCTGTCTGCCACGCTGCACCAGGCTGCCAGGGAGCTCAGCACGAAGGAGTGGGCCCTGCAGGGCCGCGCCCACGCACGAGAGGGGACCCGCGAGTTCTTGGCCCTGGTGACGGTGACGGACGAGGCCAAGCAGGAGCCGACGGAGAAAGAGGCCTCGGAGCCCCAGGCCGTCAGCCTGGAcggcagcggcggcagcggcgaAGCCCGGAGCCTCGTCCCCGACTTAGTGGCCCTGCTTGCTGTGCGAGACGCGGGCGACGAGGAGCCCGTCGACGGCGATGCTCCTGAAGGCGAGTCGCAGCCGAACGGGGAGCCGGGAGACGAGGAGCTGGACCACCCCGAGTTTGTGGCCATTGTGGCCTCTACGGACCCGTCGGACCCCTCGGCCCGCCAGGAGCTGCTGAAGATCGCTTCCGTGATCGCGTCCCTGGGCTGGAGACCCCGCACAGACCCAACCGATACCCTGGGCGAGGTCCTGTCCGTCCTGTGCCAGGACACTGGGGGAGCCCGCGTGCAGGTGCAGGAGGCCGGCCGCCGGGTGGACGGCCTGGTGCTGCGGAAGGCCACGGGCGGCGGGAGCCTGCGGGAGTGCGTGTGCGCCCTGGCCGCGCCCGACCCCCAGTCGCGGGGCAGGAGGGCGCCGCGGGGCTTCCTGGCGGGCTGGGGCGACGGCGAGGGGGGCCTCCTGGAGCTCGTGGCGCTGCTGGCCGCGCGGGACACGGCGAGGGTGACGCCGGAGGCCGGGGACAGTGGCCGggagggcgggcggggcgggcgcgcCGGAGGCCAGCTGGGCGAGGTGCTCGCGCTGTTAGCTGCCGGGGAGGGcgcggcggcggaggcggcggaGAGCGTGGAGTCGGGACCCGAGCGCCGGGCGTCCGGGAAGGCGCGGACCAAGCGGGCGCGCACGGCCTCCGGGACCCTGGGCGAGAAGGTGGCGGCCCCGGGCCCGTCGCGCTCCCGCAGACGCCGAGGGGCAGGCGGAGGCCGCGGCAGGCGGGCGGTCACTCCCGAGACGCGCTCGGGGGACCAGGCGGCGGCGCAAGGGAAAAAGAAGGGGCGCGCGGGCGCGGAGGCCCAGGTGCATGCCGGCGAGGTTAGGGCTCAGCCGCCCCCTGGCTCCGAGTCAGCCCGCGGGAAGAAGGCTCGTCGCGGCGGGAGGCAGCCCCCCAAGTGCTGCTAA